DNA from Vibrio marisflavi CECT 7928:
AGTTGCAGAAATGTCTGTAATGCAAGTTGTTGAACTAATTGAAGCAATGGAAGAAAAATTCGGCGTATCTGCTGCTGCTGCTGTTGTAGCTGGCGGTGCTGGTGCAGGCGAAGCTGCTGCTGAGCAAACTGAATTTGACGTAATCCTAACTGCTGCTGGCGGTAACAAAGTACAAGTTATCAAAGCAGTACGTGGTGCTACAGGTCTAGGCCTTAAAGAAGCTAAAGCTCTAGTTGACGGCGCTCCATCACCTCTTAAAGAAGGTATCGAGAAAGCTGAAGCTGAAGCTCTTAAAGCTCAACTAGAAGAGGCTGGTGCTTCTGTTGAAGTTAAATAATTATTATTTAATTTCATAGCCGTAAGGCTAATGGCTGGTGGTTTACTAACCACCGGCCTTTTTGCGCTGTAGGGTATAGGCGAATTTTCCCGCTGTTTAAGCGTCTGTACTCGTGCAAAATACGTTATTTCTCACAAGGAATGTAACGTTACTACAGTAAACAGCTGTTAGTCACTGCCCCATTTTTTAAATGCATTGGGTAGTTTGGGTCACTTATCAGCGAGCTGAGGAACCCCATGGTTTACTCTTATACCGAGAAAAAGCGCATCCGTAAGGACTTTGGTACTCGTCCACAAGTATTGGACATTCCATACCTGCTATCGATACAGCTCGATTCGTTCGACAAATTTATCGAACAGGATCCAGAAGGGCAATACGGCCTTGAAGCCGCATTCCGTTCTGTCTTTCCTATTCAGAGCTATAATGGCAACTCTGAGCTGCAATACGTTAGCTACCGTCTTGGTGAGCCAGTTTTTGATGTTAAAGAATGTCAAATTCGCGGCGTAACTTATTCGAAACCACTTCGCGTAAAACTACGCCTAGTGATATTTGATAAAGACGCGCCAGCAGGTACCGTCAAAGATATTAAAGAACAAGAAGTCTACATGGGTGAAATTCCACTCATGACAGACAATGGTACCTTCGTAATCAATGGTACCGAGAGGGTTATCGTATCCCAGCTGCACCGAAGCCCAGGCGTGTTCTTCGACAGCGATAAGGGTAAGACCCACTCATCAGGTAAAGTTTTATATAACGCACGTGTTATTCCTTACCGTGGCTCATGGCTAGACTTTGAGTTCGATCCTAAGGACAACTTATACGTACGTATTGACCGTCGTCGTAAACTGCCAGCATCAATCATTTTGCGTGCACTAGGTAAAACTACGGACGAGATCTTGGATCTATTCTTCGAAAAAGTGAATTTCGAAGTGAAAGATCAAACTCTATTAATGGAGTTGGTTCCAGATCGTCTACGTGGTGAAACTGCATCATTTGATATTGAAGCAAACGGTAAGACCTACGTAGAAACTGGCCGTCGTGTGACAGCTCGTCATATCCGTCAGCTAGAAAAAGATGGCGTTGAGCACATCGAAGTACCAGTTGAGTACATCGTAGGCAAAGTATCTTCAAAAGATTATGTCAATGAAGCTACTGGCGAATTGATCGTATCTGCAAACCAAGAGCTTAGCCTTGAAATGCTAGCGAACCTATCGCAAGCAGGCCATAAAGCGCTAGAGGTTCTGTTTACTAACGATCTAGACCACGGTCCATTTATTTCAGACACTTTGCGTATCGATAGCACGGTTGATCGTATTTCTGCTCTTGTAGAAATCTACCGTATGATGCGCCCAGGTGAGCCGCCAACGAAAGAAGCGGCAGAAGCACTATTTGAAAGCTTGTTCTTCTCAGAAGACCGTTACGATCTTTCTACTGTTGGCCGTATGAAGTTCAACAGTTCTATCGAACGTGAAGAAGAAACTGCTGATCGCGGTACGCTGGATGAAACTGACATCATCGAAGTGATGAAGAAGTTAATCTCGATCCGTAACGGTGTGGGTGAAGTTGATGATATCGACCACCTTGGTAACCGTCGTATCCGTTCTGTTGGCGAAATGGCTGAAAACCAATTCCGTGTTGGTCTAGTACGTGTTGAACGTGCTGTTAAAGAGCGTTTGAGCCTAGGTGACCTTGATGCAATCATGCCTCAAGACCTAATCAACGCTAAGCCGATTTCAGCAGCAGTGAAAGAGTTCTTTGGCTCTTCTCAGCTTTCTCAGTTCATGGACCAAAACAACCCTCTATCAGAAGTAACGCATAAGCGTCGTATCTCTGCATTGGGTCCAGGCGGTCTAACTCGTGAACGTGCTGGCTTTGAAGTACGTGACGTTCACGTAACTCACTACGGTCGTCTATGTCCGATCGAAACGCCTGAAGGTCCAAACATCGGTCTTATCAACTCACTATCAGCGTTTGCTCGTTGTAACGAGTTTGGTTTCCTAGAGACTCCATACCGTAAAGTAGTTGATGGCATCGTTACTGACGAAGTGGATTACCTATCTGCGATTCAAGAAGGTCAATTTGTCATTGCACAGGCAAACACAGTATTGACTGAAGAAGGTACATTCGCTGATGAGCTAATCACTGCTCGTCAAAAAGGAGAATCTGGTCTTCACCCACGTGAACACGTTGACTATATGGACGTTGCAACCAACCAGGTTGTATCGATCGCTGCGTCGCTTATCCCATTCCTAGAGCACGATGATGCGAACCGTGCATTGATGGGTGCGAACATGCAACGTCAGGCTGTACCAACACTACGTGCTGACAAGCCGCTAGTAGGTACAGGTATTGAACGTAACATCGCAGTTGACTCTGGTGTTACAGCTGTTGCTAAGCGTGGTGGTAGCGTTCAGTCTGTAGATGCTTCACGTATCGTTGTTAAAGTTAACGAAGGTGAGCTGATCCCTGGCGAAGCTGGTATCGACATCTACAACCTAACTAAGTACACGCGTTCTAACCAAAACACATGCATCAACCAGCGTCCAACAGTGATGCCTGGTGAGACAGTGGCTCGTGGTGACGTATTAGCTGATGGTCCTTCTACTGACTTGGGTGAACTTGCACTTGGTCAGAACATGCGTATCGCGTTCATGCCTTGGAACGGTTACAACTTTGAGGATTCCATCCTAGTTTCTGAGCGTGTAGTTCAAGAAGATCGTTTCACAACTATCCACATTCAAGAACTGTCTTGTGTGGCTCGTGATACTAAGCTTGGCTCTGAAGAGATCACAGCTGATATTCCAAACGTTGGTGAGTCTGCGCTTTCTAAGCTAGACGAATCAGGTATCGTTTATATCGGTGCAGAAGTGAAGGGTGGCGACATCCTAGTTGGTAAAGTAACGCCTAAAGGTGAAACTCAGCTAACTCCTGAAGAAAAACTTCTACGTGCAATCTTCGGCGAAAAAGCATCTGATGTTAAAGATACATCTCTACGTGTACCAAACTCTGTTTCAGGTACTATCATCGACGTTCAAGTCTTTACTCGCGATGGCGTAGAAAAAGACAAGCGTGCTCTAGAAATTGAGCAGATGCAGCTTAAAGAAGCTAAGAAAGACTTAACTGAAGAGTTCCAAATCCTTGAAGGCGGTTTGCTTGCTCGTGTTAAAGCAGTACTTCTTTCTGGTGGCTTCAGCGAAGGTCAGCTTCAGTCTATCGATCGTAAGAAGTGGCTTGAGCAGTCTCTAGAAGACGATGCTCTTCAATCACAGCTTGAGCAACTTGCTGAGCAGTGGGATGAGCTAAAAGCTGACTTCGATAAGAAATTCGAAACTAAGCGTCGTAAGATCACTCAAGGTGATGACTTAGCTCCGGGCGTACTGAAGATCGTTAAGGTTTACCTAGCGGTTAAACGTCGTATCCAGCCTGGTGATAAGATGGCGGGTCGTCACGGTAACAAAGGTGTAATCTCTAAGATTAACCCTGTTGAAGACATGCCTTACGATGAAAATGGCCAGCCAGTTGATATCGTGTTGAACCCACTGGGTGTACCTTCACGTATGAACATCGGTCAGATCCTAGAAGTACACTTAGGTCTGGCTGCGAAAGGTATCGGTGACAAGATCAATAAGATGGTTAAGGAACAGCAAGAGCTTGCTAAGTTCCGTGAGTTCCTACAAAAAGTCTATGACTTGGGTAACACTCGCCAAACTGTCGATATTGCTTCATTGACTGACGAAGAAGTTCGTACTCTTGTGAAGAACCTACGTGGTGGTCTACCGATTGCAACGCCTGTCTTTGACGGTGCGTCTGAGAAATCAATTAAAGATCTTTTGACTCTTGCAGACTTGCCAGCATCTGGTCAGTTGACACTGTTTGATGGCCGTACAGGTGATGCGTTTGAGCGTCCTGTAACTGTCGGTTACATGTACATGCTGAAACTGAACCACCTAGTTGACGACAAGATGCACGCTCGTTCAACTGGTTCGTACAGTCTGGTTACTCAGCAGCCACTTGGTGGTAAAGCTCAGTTCGGTGGTCAGCGTTTCGGTGAGATGGAAGTATGGGCACTAGAAGCATACGGTGCTGCATATACGCTACAAGAAATGCTAACTGTTAAGTCGGATGACGTTAACGGCCGTACTAAGATGTATAAGAACATCGTAGACGGTAACCACAGTATGGAACCTGGTATGCCTGAATCGTTCAACGTATTGTTGAAAGAGATCCGCTCACTAGGTATCAATATTGAGCTAGAAGACGAAGAATAATCCCTTCTTTCTTTATTGAGAAAAGCGATTATCTGGTAGAAAGGCGCTCGCCGAGCGCCTTTTAACTCCTTACAGGAGCTGAATGTGAAAGACTTATTAAACTTTCTAAAAGCACAGCATAAGACCGAAGAATTTGATGCAATCAAAATCGGTCTTTCTTCACCTGACATGATCCGTTCATGGTCATTCGGTGAAGTGAAAAAACCTGAAACGATCAACTATCGTACGTTCAAGCCAGAGCGCGATGGTCTGTTCTGTGCGCGTATTTTCGGTCCAGTAAAAGACTACGAATGTCTTTGCGGAAAATACAAGCGTCTGAAACACCGTGGTGTTATCTGTGAGAAGTGTGGCGTTGAAGTTACACAAACTAAAGTTCGTCGTGACCGCATGGGCCACATCGAGCTAGCTTCTCCAGTAGCTCATATCTGGTTCCTAAAATCGCTACCGTCTCGTATCGGTCTATTAATGGATATCCCTCTACGTGATATCGAACGCGTACTTTACTTTGAAATGTACGTAGTGACTGAGCCAGGCATGACAGATCTAGAAAAAGGTCAAATGTTGACTGAAGAAGAGTATCTAGATCGTCTGGAAGAGTGGGGTGATGAATTCACTGCTAAGATGGGTGCGGAAGCAATCAAAGACTTGCTTTCAACAATGGACCTAAATCAAGAAGCAGAAGAAATGCGCGAAGAGCTAGAGTCTACAAGCTCTGAAACTAAGCGTAAGAAAATCACTAAGCGTCTGAAGCTAGTAGAAGCGTTTATTCAATCTGGTAACAACCCAGAGTGGATGATCCTAACGGTTCTACCTGTTCTGCCGCCAGATCTACGTCCATTGGTACCACTAGATGGTGGCCGTTTTGCGACGTCTGATCTTAACGACCTATACCGTCGTGTAATCAACCGTAACAACCGTTTGAAGCGTCTTCTAGAGCTAGCTGCTCCGGACATCATCGTACGTAACGAAAAGCGTATGTTGCAAGAGTCTGTTGATGCCCTTCTAGATAACGGCCGTCGCGGTCGTGCTATCACTGGTTCTAACAAGCGTCCTCTGAAATCTCTTGCTGATATGATCAAGGGTAAACAAGGGCGTTTCCGTCAGAACCTTCTTGGTAAGCGTGTTGACTACTCAGGCCGTTCTGTAATCACAGTAGGTCCATACCTTCGTCTACACCAGTGTGGTCTTCCTAAGAAGATGGCACTTGAGCTATTCAAACCATTTATCTACAGCAAGCTAGAAACTCGTGGCATGGCGACGACAATCAAAGCTGCGAAGAAAATGGTAGAGCGCGAAGAAGCGATCGTTTGGGATATCCTAGACGAAGTGATTCGTGAACACCCAGTACTATTGAACCGTGCACCAACACTTCACCGTCTTGGTATTCAGGCGTTCGAACCAGTACTAATCGAAGGTAAAGCGATTCAGCTACACCCACTTGTGTGTGCGGCGTATAACGCGGACTTCGATGGTGACCAAATGGCGGTTCACGTGCCTCTAACTCTAGAAGCACAGCTTGAAGCTCGTACACTGATGATGTCGACAAACAACATTCTGTCTCCAGCATCAGGTGATCCTATCATCGTACCTTCTCAGGACGTCGTATTGGGTCTGTACTACATGACTCGAGACAAGATCAACGTTAAAGGTGAAGGCATGTACCTTTCGGGCCCTGAAGAGGCAGAAAAGGCATACCGCACTAAGAGCGCTGAACTACACGCACGAGTAAAAGTACGTATCACTGAAACAGTTAAAGACGAAGATGGTATCAGTGTTACTGAAACCAAACTTGTCGATACGACTATCGGTCGTGCCATGCTATGGCAAATCGTACCATCAGGTCTTCCATTTGCTCTTGTAAACCAAAAGCTTGGTAAGAAGCAGATCTCTACCCTGTTGAACGAGGCATACCGTAAGCTTGGCCTGAAAGATACAGTTATCTTCGCTGACCAAATCATGTATACCGGTTTTGCTTATGCAGCACTATCTGGTGTATCTGTTGGTATCGACGATATGGTTGTACCTGCTGCGAAATACACTGAGATTTCAGAAGCTGAAGAAGAAGTTCGCGAAATTCAAGAACAGTTCCAATCTGGTCTTGTAACTGCGGGTGAGCGCTACAACAAAGTGATCGATATTTGGGCATCGACCAACGATCGCGTAGCGAAAGCGATGATGGACAACCTATCTTCTGAAACGGTTGTTAACCGTGACGGTGAAGATGAGCAACAAGAGTCGTTCAACAGCATCTATATGATGGCTGACTCGGGCGCTCGTGGTTCTGCTGCACAGATTCGTCAGCTAGCGGGTATGCGTGGTCTGATGGCTCGTCCAGATGGCTCAATCATCGAAACGCCTATCACAGCGAACTTTAAAGAAGGTCTAAACGTACTTCAGTACTTTATCTCAACCCACGGTGCTCGTAAGGGTCTAGCCGATACGGCACTTAAGACAGCGAACTCCGGTTACTTGACTCGTCGTCTAGTAGACGTTGCGCAAGACGTTGTGGTTACTGAACACGATTGTGGCACTCACGAAGGTGTCGATATGATGCCTCATATCGAAGGTGGCGACGTTAAAGTTCCACTGACTGAGCTTGCTCTAGGTCGTGTTGTTGCTGAAGACGTACTGAAGCCTGGTACAGACGAAGTTCTGATCCCACGTAATACTCTGATTGATGAGAAGTGGTGTCAGATTATGGAAGAGAACTCAGTAGACAGAATGCGAGTTCGTTCTGTTGTTACTTGTGACTCTGACTTCGGTTGTTGTGCTCAATGTTACGGTCGTGACCTTGCTCGTGGTCACCTTGTAAACCAAGGTGAAGCAGTAGGTGTTATCGCAGCACAGTCTATCGGTGAACCTGGTACACAGCTAACGATGCGTACGTTCCACATCGGTGGTGCAGCATCGACAGCAGCAGCTGAGAACAGCATCCAAGCTAAGACAACAGGTACTGTTAAGCTTCACAATGCTAAGTTTGTTATCAACAAAGATAAGAAACTGGTTATCACTTCTCGTGCGTCAGAAATGACTATCATCGATGAGTTTGGTCGTACCAAAGAGAAGCACAAACTTCCTTACGGCTCTATGCTAAGCAAAGGTGATAACGAGACAGTTGAAGCTGGTGAAACAGTAGCAAACTGGGAAGCGCACACTATGCCAATCATCACTGAAGTGGCAGGTCGCATCCAGTTTGTAGACATGATTGATGGCGTAACAGTTTCTCGTCAAACTGATGATCTTACTGGTCTATCTTCAAGTGAAGTAACAGAAGCAGCCGCTCGCCCAGCAGCAGGTAAAGATATGCGTCCAGCTATCAAACTTGTTGATGCGCAGGGTAAAGATGTAATGATCCCTGGTACAGATATGCCAGCTCACTACTTCCTACCAGGTAAAGCGATTGTTAACATCGAAGATGGTGCTGAAGTAGGCATTGGTGACACACTATCTCGTATCCCTCAGAAATCTGGCGGAAACAAAGATATCACCGGTGGTCTTCCTCGCGTTGCTGACCTATTTGAAGCTCGTAAACCTAAAGAGCCTGCAATTCTTGCTGAGCACACAGGTACGGTTTCATTTGGTAAAGAGACTAAAGGTAAGCGTCGTCTAGTTATCACTCGTGAGGGTGGAGATACTTATGAAGAAATGATTCCTAAGCA
Protein-coding regions in this window:
- the rplL gene encoding 50S ribosomal protein L7/L12, with protein sequence MSITNEQILDAVAEMSVMQVVELIEAMEEKFGVSAAAAVVAGGAGAGEAAAEQTEFDVILTAAGGNKVQVIKAVRGATGLGLKEAKALVDGAPSPLKEGIEKAEAEALKAQLEEAGASVEVK
- the rpoC gene encoding DNA-directed RNA polymerase subunit beta', whose product is MKDLLNFLKAQHKTEEFDAIKIGLSSPDMIRSWSFGEVKKPETINYRTFKPERDGLFCARIFGPVKDYECLCGKYKRLKHRGVICEKCGVEVTQTKVRRDRMGHIELASPVAHIWFLKSLPSRIGLLMDIPLRDIERVLYFEMYVVTEPGMTDLEKGQMLTEEEYLDRLEEWGDEFTAKMGAEAIKDLLSTMDLNQEAEEMREELESTSSETKRKKITKRLKLVEAFIQSGNNPEWMILTVLPVLPPDLRPLVPLDGGRFATSDLNDLYRRVINRNNRLKRLLELAAPDIIVRNEKRMLQESVDALLDNGRRGRAITGSNKRPLKSLADMIKGKQGRFRQNLLGKRVDYSGRSVITVGPYLRLHQCGLPKKMALELFKPFIYSKLETRGMATTIKAAKKMVEREEAIVWDILDEVIREHPVLLNRAPTLHRLGIQAFEPVLIEGKAIQLHPLVCAAYNADFDGDQMAVHVPLTLEAQLEARTLMMSTNNILSPASGDPIIVPSQDVVLGLYYMTRDKINVKGEGMYLSGPEEAEKAYRTKSAELHARVKVRITETVKDEDGISVTETKLVDTTIGRAMLWQIVPSGLPFALVNQKLGKKQISTLLNEAYRKLGLKDTVIFADQIMYTGFAYAALSGVSVGIDDMVVPAAKYTEISEAEEEVREIQEQFQSGLVTAGERYNKVIDIWASTNDRVAKAMMDNLSSETVVNRDGEDEQQESFNSIYMMADSGARGSAAQIRQLAGMRGLMARPDGSIIETPITANFKEGLNVLQYFISTHGARKGLADTALKTANSGYLTRRLVDVAQDVVVTEHDCGTHEGVDMMPHIEGGDVKVPLTELALGRVVAEDVLKPGTDEVLIPRNTLIDEKWCQIMEENSVDRMRVRSVVTCDSDFGCCAQCYGRDLARGHLVNQGEAVGVIAAQSIGEPGTQLTMRTFHIGGAASTAAAENSIQAKTTGTVKLHNAKFVINKDKKLVITSRASEMTIIDEFGRTKEKHKLPYGSMLSKGDNETVEAGETVANWEAHTMPIITEVAGRIQFVDMIDGVTVSRQTDDLTGLSSSEVTEAAARPAAGKDMRPAIKLVDAQGKDVMIPGTDMPAHYFLPGKAIVNIEDGAEVGIGDTLSRIPQKSGGNKDITGGLPRVADLFEARKPKEPAILAEHTGTVSFGKETKGKRRLVITREGGDTYEEMIPKHRQLNVFEGEKIERGDVIADGPETPHDILRLRGIHAVTQYIANEVQEVYRLQGVKINDKHIETIVRQMLRKCTITHAGDSEFLPGEQVEYSQVKIANRALEAEGKELARFEREILGITKASLATESFISAASFQETTRVLTEAAVSGKRDDLRGLKENVIVGRLIPAGTGFAYHQDRQTKREEPQGPSAEQATDNLAALLNAGFSSGE
- the rpoB gene encoding DNA-directed RNA polymerase subunit beta; this encodes MVYSYTEKKRIRKDFGTRPQVLDIPYLLSIQLDSFDKFIEQDPEGQYGLEAAFRSVFPIQSYNGNSELQYVSYRLGEPVFDVKECQIRGVTYSKPLRVKLRLVIFDKDAPAGTVKDIKEQEVYMGEIPLMTDNGTFVINGTERVIVSQLHRSPGVFFDSDKGKTHSSGKVLYNARVIPYRGSWLDFEFDPKDNLYVRIDRRRKLPASIILRALGKTTDEILDLFFEKVNFEVKDQTLLMELVPDRLRGETASFDIEANGKTYVETGRRVTARHIRQLEKDGVEHIEVPVEYIVGKVSSKDYVNEATGELIVSANQELSLEMLANLSQAGHKALEVLFTNDLDHGPFISDTLRIDSTVDRISALVEIYRMMRPGEPPTKEAAEALFESLFFSEDRYDLSTVGRMKFNSSIEREEETADRGTLDETDIIEVMKKLISIRNGVGEVDDIDHLGNRRIRSVGEMAENQFRVGLVRVERAVKERLSLGDLDAIMPQDLINAKPISAAVKEFFGSSQLSQFMDQNNPLSEVTHKRRISALGPGGLTRERAGFEVRDVHVTHYGRLCPIETPEGPNIGLINSLSAFARCNEFGFLETPYRKVVDGIVTDEVDYLSAIQEGQFVIAQANTVLTEEGTFADELITARQKGESGLHPREHVDYMDVATNQVVSIAASLIPFLEHDDANRALMGANMQRQAVPTLRADKPLVGTGIERNIAVDSGVTAVAKRGGSVQSVDASRIVVKVNEGELIPGEAGIDIYNLTKYTRSNQNTCINQRPTVMPGETVARGDVLADGPSTDLGELALGQNMRIAFMPWNGYNFEDSILVSERVVQEDRFTTIHIQELSCVARDTKLGSEEITADIPNVGESALSKLDESGIVYIGAEVKGGDILVGKVTPKGETQLTPEEKLLRAIFGEKASDVKDTSLRVPNSVSGTIIDVQVFTRDGVEKDKRALEIEQMQLKEAKKDLTEEFQILEGGLLARVKAVLLSGGFSEGQLQSIDRKKWLEQSLEDDALQSQLEQLAEQWDELKADFDKKFETKRRKITQGDDLAPGVLKIVKVYLAVKRRIQPGDKMAGRHGNKGVISKINPVEDMPYDENGQPVDIVLNPLGVPSRMNIGQILEVHLGLAAKGIGDKINKMVKEQQELAKFREFLQKVYDLGNTRQTVDIASLTDEEVRTLVKNLRGGLPIATPVFDGASEKSIKDLLTLADLPASGQLTLFDGRTGDAFERPVTVGYMYMLKLNHLVDDKMHARSTGSYSLVTQQPLGGKAQFGGQRFGEMEVWALEAYGAAYTLQEMLTVKSDDVNGRTKMYKNIVDGNHSMEPGMPESFNVLLKEIRSLGINIELEDEE